In Arthrobacter citreus, a genomic segment contains:
- a CDS encoding LacI family DNA-binding transcriptional regulator: MARVTITQVAAHAGVSVASASRALNGLIASPQTVAKVQHAAEELGYVADATAQSLKRGRTNQLVYAVADIGNPVYVEMMTAVERVVSASGYRLVLSSMGTLSSSVDVVRDLSRGYVDGMILSPLRVTDELLAVLAKTPVPVVVLGHLPDSQSIDNVRADSRTAMRLVVDHLAAEGRRDVTFVNGPSDTTPGAFRRDGFAAAVAAHPEILARSVEAEDFTIGAGYAAARRVLSGEFRPDAIVAANDLIGIGVIRAAEDFGLSVPGDIAVTGIDNTELAGVVRPGLTSVDLGADERGRAAAELLLQRITDPARPAHTIAVAPSLVVRGSSLARRPDPASSPTRDHTEHTDLNEEREAG; encoded by the coding sequence TTGGCTCGGGTCACTATCACTCAGGTTGCGGCACACGCCGGCGTTTCTGTGGCGTCTGCTTCACGGGCCCTCAACGGGCTCATAGCGAGCCCCCAAACGGTTGCCAAAGTGCAGCACGCCGCCGAGGAACTCGGCTACGTCGCCGATGCGACGGCACAGTCCCTGAAGCGGGGCCGAACAAACCAACTCGTCTACGCCGTCGCCGACATTGGCAACCCGGTCTACGTCGAGATGATGACCGCGGTGGAGCGGGTCGTCTCGGCATCCGGCTACCGGCTGGTGCTGTCCTCGATGGGTACCCTGTCCTCCTCAGTCGACGTGGTGCGTGACCTGAGCCGGGGGTATGTGGACGGCATGATTCTGTCGCCGCTTCGCGTCACGGATGAGCTCCTTGCGGTGCTTGCGAAGACGCCGGTGCCGGTCGTCGTCCTGGGACATTTGCCGGACAGCCAGAGTATTGACAACGTGCGTGCGGATTCGCGCACTGCCATGCGTCTTGTTGTTGACCATCTTGCTGCCGAGGGCCGGCGTGACGTCACTTTTGTGAACGGACCCAGCGACACCACCCCTGGTGCTTTCCGGCGGGACGGATTCGCCGCAGCAGTCGCTGCCCACCCGGAAATCCTGGCGAGGAGCGTCGAGGCTGAGGACTTCACGATCGGGGCCGGCTACGCTGCGGCCCGCCGGGTGCTGTCCGGTGAATTCCGCCCCGATGCCATCGTCGCCGCCAATGATCTGATCGGAATCGGCGTGATCCGGGCCGCCGAAGATTTTGGGCTGTCCGTTCCGGGCGACATCGCCGTCACCGGTATCGATAACACGGAGCTGGCCGGAGTCGTCCGGCCGGGCCTCACGAGCGTGGACCTCGGCGCCGACGAGCGCGGCCGCGCCGCAGCGGAGCTGCTGCTCCAACGCATCACGGACCCTGCGCGTCCCGCGCACACCATTGCGGTTGCGCCCTCGCTGGTTGTTCGCGGCTCTTCCCTCGCACGCAGGCCGGACCCTGCCTCGTCTCCTACGCGTGACCACACTGAACACACCGATCTCAATGAGGAGAGGGAAGCCGGATGA
- a CDS encoding AI-2E family transporter, which produces MSDREPPGPPGLARPTRILLTLAAAGCACWTVWAGRSILAPLVLAAALIIIALPARRPLDRRGAPSWVGTLVVVVIAWGILAVLAVLVLLALGQFGSILATNAGQLEESAATLESFFQSLGFSTVSMEEVAGAIQPSTLLTTVFNAGTQLVGLGTAIFFVVAYAMFLGMDAARWQNPPKDLAEASSRRLHAFNQFTAGTNRYFLVNSIFGLTVAVIDGLALWLLGVPGPFVWAVLAFVTNYIPNIGFVLGVVPPVVLAVAVGGWGLGLLVLAIYCIVNVTLQVLVQPRFVGETVRLSVTLTFASVVLWTTLLGAVGSLLAVPLTLFARFLIIGGDPGARFAQWISGDDGPEDAPAPPDEPRNPE; this is translated from the coding sequence ATGAGTGATCGTGAGCCGCCCGGGCCACCCGGACTTGCAAGGCCAACACGGATTCTGCTGACTCTGGCGGCTGCCGGCTGTGCCTGCTGGACGGTATGGGCAGGCCGATCGATCCTGGCGCCGCTGGTGCTGGCCGCGGCGCTCATCATTATCGCTTTGCCGGCGCGAAGACCATTGGATCGGCGCGGCGCCCCAAGCTGGGTGGGCACCCTCGTCGTCGTGGTTATTGCGTGGGGAATCCTGGCGGTCCTGGCAGTGCTGGTCCTTCTGGCTCTGGGGCAATTCGGGAGCATTCTGGCCACCAACGCAGGCCAGCTGGAAGAGAGCGCCGCAACACTTGAGTCGTTTTTCCAAAGCCTCGGATTCAGCACCGTGTCGATGGAGGAGGTTGCCGGGGCCATCCAGCCATCCACACTCCTGACGACCGTTTTCAACGCCGGCACGCAACTGGTGGGCCTGGGCACGGCCATCTTTTTTGTCGTCGCCTACGCGATGTTTCTCGGGATGGATGCTGCACGGTGGCAGAACCCTCCGAAGGACCTCGCGGAGGCGAGCAGCCGGAGACTGCACGCTTTCAACCAGTTCACCGCCGGAACCAACCGGTACTTCCTCGTCAACTCGATCTTCGGGCTGACCGTCGCGGTGATTGACGGACTCGCCCTCTGGCTGCTCGGTGTACCCGGTCCCTTCGTCTGGGCGGTGCTGGCGTTTGTTACCAACTACATCCCCAATATTGGTTTCGTCCTCGGCGTGGTGCCTCCCGTCGTGCTCGCTGTCGCGGTTGGCGGCTGGGGGCTGGGGCTGCTGGTGCTGGCCATTTACTGCATCGTCAACGTCACTCTCCAAGTGCTGGTCCAGCCCCGGTTCGTGGGGGAAACAGTTCGACTGAGCGTCACGCTGACCTTCGCCTCGGTGGTTCTTTGGACAACCCTGCTGGGAGCGGTCGGCTCGCTCTTGGCTGTGCCGCTCACTCTCTTTGCCCGCTTCCTGATCATCGGCGGGGACCCCGGTGCGCGCTTCGCACAGTGGATCAGCGGCGATGACGGCCCGGAGGACGCCCCGGCACCCCCGGATGAACCGCGTAACCCGGAATGA
- a CDS encoding carbohydrate ABC transporter permease: MRRVGHRVRAQRREAITLVIPALLPIIIFSVIPLVSGVALGFTDATLKRNAEINFIGFGNFIELFGDHRFWGSFGIGIVWAGSVALLTLVCAMGLALLLNSDLRLKGLTRVLALIPWAMPPVVIAIVWRMIYNPNSGPLNGMLEAVGIPGVNWLGDFSTALPAVIVVGVWAGIPQTTVLLLAGMQSISAEQHEAAAVDGAGAFRRFWHITLPALRPVVFAVTALDFIWQFNSFGLIYVLTEGGPGGRTMIPPLFTYLEAFRNREIGYASAMGDVLVIAILLVLSLYLVNQFRQTKGARS; encoded by the coding sequence GTGAGACGCGTAGGCCACCGCGTTCGCGCGCAACGGCGGGAAGCCATCACGCTGGTGATCCCCGCGCTCCTGCCGATCATTATCTTTTCCGTTATCCCGCTGGTCAGCGGAGTCGCCCTCGGCTTCACCGATGCCACGCTGAAGCGGAACGCGGAGATCAACTTCATCGGTTTCGGAAACTTCATTGAACTCTTCGGCGACCACCGTTTCTGGGGCTCTTTCGGCATCGGCATCGTCTGGGCCGGTTCCGTCGCACTTCTCACCCTTGTGTGCGCCATGGGACTGGCACTGCTGCTCAACAGCGATTTGCGGCTAAAGGGCCTGACCCGGGTGCTGGCATTGATCCCCTGGGCGATGCCGCCCGTGGTCATCGCGATCGTGTGGCGGATGATTTACAACCCCAATTCAGGTCCGCTGAACGGCATGCTCGAAGCGGTGGGCATTCCGGGCGTCAACTGGCTTGGCGACTTTTCCACCGCCCTGCCCGCCGTCATTGTGGTGGGAGTCTGGGCGGGGATTCCGCAGACCACTGTCCTGCTGCTGGCCGGTATGCAGTCCATTTCCGCGGAGCAGCATGAGGCAGCTGCAGTCGACGGCGCCGGAGCGTTCCGCCGGTTCTGGCACATCACCCTCCCGGCCCTCCGCCCGGTTGTTTTCGCTGTCACCGCGCTGGACTTCATCTGGCAGTTCAACTCCTTTGGCCTCATCTATGTCCTCACTGAAGGCGGCCCCGGCGGCCGGACGATGATACCGCCGCTGTTCACCTACTTGGAGGCCTTCCGCAACCGCGAAATCGGATACGCCTCGGCAATGGGTGACGTGCTCGTCATCGCGATCCTGCTGGTTCTGTCTCTGTACCTTGTCAACCAGTTCCGTCAGACAAAGGGAGCACGCTCATGA
- a CDS encoding carbohydrate ABC transporter permease, producing the protein MITRRPWYATALMYVALTAFLLFLGFPLLWLLSASFKSSGELNSLAVNLLPATWDFSNYGSALERQNLLTAAGNSVLVSLATMVITVLLSMPMAYALARLKGRLRAAGTVWILTSQVFPSILIIIPLFLVLRTINLNDTLLGLTLVYVTFTLPFTLWMLQGYVSAIPAELEEAGEMDGASRITILRRIILPLLAPGLVATAMFTFVSAWNEFFLALVLLQSPELYTLPIALRSFLGAEGQTQLGPLAAGAILATIPSLIIFTILQKKLTGGMLAGAVKG; encoded by the coding sequence ATGATCACCAGGCGTCCCTGGTACGCGACGGCGCTCATGTACGTCGCCCTTACCGCATTCCTCCTGTTCCTTGGGTTCCCGCTGCTGTGGCTGCTGTCGGCGTCGTTCAAATCATCGGGTGAGCTGAACTCGCTCGCCGTCAACCTGCTGCCGGCCACCTGGGACTTCAGCAACTACGGTTCCGCCCTCGAGCGCCAGAACCTTTTGACCGCCGCCGGCAATTCGGTGCTGGTATCCCTGGCAACGATGGTGATCACCGTGCTGCTGTCGATGCCGATGGCCTACGCCCTCGCCCGTCTCAAGGGGCGGCTCCGCGCTGCCGGCACGGTGTGGATACTGACCAGCCAGGTCTTCCCGTCGATCCTCATCATCATCCCGTTGTTCCTGGTGCTGCGCACGATCAATCTCAACGACACCCTACTCGGACTGACCCTCGTGTACGTCACCTTCACCCTGCCGTTCACGCTCTGGATGCTGCAGGGTTACGTGTCCGCTATTCCGGCGGAACTGGAGGAGGCCGGTGAAATGGATGGGGCTTCGCGCATCACGATTCTGCGGAGGATCATCCTTCCGCTGCTCGCACCGGGGCTGGTGGCAACGGCCATGTTTACCTTTGTCTCGGCCTGGAATGAGTTCTTCCTCGCCCTTGTCCTGCTGCAGAGCCCGGAGCTGTACACACTTCCCATCGCCCTGCGTTCGTTCCTGGGCGCGGAAGGGCAAACCCAGCTGGGCCCGCTGGCAGCAGGTGCCATTCTCGCGACCATTCCGTCGCTCATCATCTTCACCATCCTGCAGAAGAAGCTGACCGGCGGAATGCTCGCCGGAGCAGTCAAAGGCTGA
- a CDS encoding zinc-dependent alcohol dehydrogenase family protein: protein MRGVVIHAPGDIRVEDRGDPRIIEPTDAVIQLAATCICGSDLWPYRGIEDVPAVAPMGHEYVGTVTEVGSGVRTVKPGDFVVGSFWASDNTCEICRAGFQSRCVQAQPMGAIGTQAQFARIPLADGTLVATPGQPDADLLPSLMAASDVLGTGWFGAVAASAGPGKTVAVVGDGAVGLLAVLAARQLGAERVIAMSRHPERQELARRFGATDIVAERGDDGVAVIKDMTHGLGAHSVVEAVGTQESMMQAVRSTRPGGHMGFVGVSHDVALPGLELFFAEINMLGGPAPVRRFLPELIDLIWNRTIDPGLVFDLTLPLEDAAEGYRAMDERRAVKVLLTP, encoded by the coding sequence ATGCGCGGAGTAGTCATTCATGCCCCCGGTGACATCCGGGTGGAGGACCGCGGGGACCCGCGGATCATTGAACCAACCGACGCTGTCATCCAGCTCGCCGCAACCTGCATCTGCGGCTCCGACCTCTGGCCATACCGCGGCATCGAAGACGTTCCGGCCGTGGCGCCGATGGGCCATGAATACGTAGGCACCGTGACAGAGGTTGGCAGTGGGGTCCGCACGGTGAAACCCGGAGACTTCGTCGTCGGATCCTTCTGGGCCTCCGACAACACCTGCGAGATTTGCCGGGCCGGTTTTCAAAGCCGCTGCGTCCAGGCGCAGCCGATGGGTGCGATCGGCACCCAGGCGCAGTTCGCCCGGATCCCGCTTGCCGACGGCACCCTGGTCGCTACGCCCGGCCAGCCCGACGCCGACCTGCTGCCGTCGCTGATGGCCGCCTCCGATGTGCTCGGCACCGGCTGGTTCGGTGCTGTGGCCGCCTCCGCCGGTCCCGGCAAGACCGTGGCGGTGGTGGGCGACGGCGCCGTCGGGCTCCTTGCCGTCCTGGCCGCCCGCCAGCTCGGCGCCGAGCGGGTCATCGCCATGAGCCGGCACCCCGAGCGGCAGGAACTGGCCCGCCGCTTCGGCGCCACCGACATCGTTGCCGAACGGGGAGACGACGGCGTGGCCGTCATCAAGGACATGACGCACGGGCTCGGGGCACACTCGGTAGTGGAGGCAGTGGGGACACAGGAATCGATGATGCAGGCAGTCCGCTCCACCCGGCCCGGCGGGCACATGGGTTTTGTGGGCGTATCCCACGACGTGGCGCTGCCCGGGCTGGAACTGTTCTTCGCCGAGATCAACATGCTTGGCGGGCCGGCACCGGTCCGCCGGTTTTTACCCGAACTGATCGACCTGATCTGGAACCGGACCATCGATCCCGGCCTGGTCTTCGACCTCACCCTTCCCCTCGAGGACGCCGCGGAAGGATACCGGGCCATGGACGAACGCCGGGCGGTGAAAGTACTGCTGACTCCGTAA
- a CDS encoding DUF6069 family protein encodes MTQPASPARQKTAVRAPLLAACILAAAIINVALLLIFKAAGADFVNTVGVQVGVANVLVMTVVPLLVGFAVVAFASRRNPAFLRIGRWVGIGLALLTIVMTATVGFDSLGFIGLALMHIVVAAAIAVGLRPAKR; translated from the coding sequence ATGACTCAGCCCGCCTCCCCCGCCCGGCAGAAAACTGCGGTCCGCGCACCCCTCTTGGCGGCGTGCATCCTCGCCGCCGCCATCATCAACGTTGCACTTCTGCTCATCTTCAAGGCAGCGGGGGCAGACTTTGTGAACACCGTCGGTGTGCAAGTGGGGGTGGCCAACGTCCTCGTTATGACAGTCGTCCCCCTCTTGGTCGGCTTCGCGGTTGTTGCGTTCGCTTCCCGGCGCAACCCGGCGTTCCTCAGAATCGGCCGATGGGTCGGCATTGGTCTGGCCCTGCTCACTATCGTGATGACCGCAACCGTGGGGTTCGATTCCCTCGGCTTCATCGGGCTCGCGTTGATGCATATTGTTGTTGCCGCCGCGATCGCAGTGGGTCTGCGTCCGGCCAAACGCTGA